Proteins encoded in a region of the Neodiprion virginianus isolate iyNeoVirg1 chromosome 2, iyNeoVirg1.1, whole genome shotgun sequence genome:
- the LOC124298608 gene encoding uncharacterized protein LOC124298608 isoform X1, with amino-acid sequence MWRRILMSIAFTANLCLAQDYEVSEIQCSLAGSGSDLLTAKIRRPVGFKGAPLFADDRAANPLTDPSCQIRPDPTDPQEDNYLLKVTDFSRCGILKRNEFIHLRVWFPAFPGVVMLADQELILMCRPPEPTLLRHKAAGFAGTFPHGARVSGVVEETPGRLEYEVALYREAVGNASDPNAASQTVDQAVPIGTKLQLRARISSESAWGHIKLLEVTVSPDPDEPHAPGSVALVKDGCRNRDFASIIPHQPARYRGKKNEVFLDFEAFLLSSMRERSTLWIHSQIKACMEAQDCQPSSQEFCLDLFEPAGHGKKRRRRSLEPDVQLPSAQKLVKKFNDSVPFTKFKENIEYTVLMPGDLYEKVAGLEGSCGSFFYLASGLGVLLVFSAFIMCYLASRLHSVTSGATHNKTIDDLVRERARKFSETQGYTGRSTVQ; translated from the exons ATGTGGAGGAGGATTTTAATGTCGATCGCTTTCACG GCGAACCTGTGCCTAGCTCAAGACTATGAAGTTTCGGAAATTCAATGCAGTCTCGCAGGCTCGGGTTCCGATTTGTTGACTGCCAAGATACGCCGTCCCGTTGGCTTCAAAGGCGCCCCATTATTCGCGGACGACAGAGCAGCGAATCCGCTCACGGATCCGAGCTGCCAAATTAGACCGGATCCCACCGACCCACAAGAGGATAACTACCTTCTCAAGGTCACGGACTTCTCCCGTTGCGGTATTCTCAAGAGAAAC GAATTCATCCATCTCAGAGTATGGTTCCCAGCTTTCCCAGGCGTTGTGATGCTAGCTGATCAAGAACTGATCCTGATGTGTAGACCTCCTGAGCCAACGCTGCTGCGACACAAAGCCGCGGGCTTTGCTGGAACGTT CCCCCACGGAGCCCGGGTTTCCGGTGTTGTCGAGGAGACACCCGGCCGGTTGGAGTACGAGGTCGCTTTGTACCGAGAGGCGGTGGGAAACGCTTCCGATCCTAATGCCGCCTCCCAGACGGTCGACCAGGCGGTTCCGATCGGTACAAAGCTGCAGTTGCGGGCGAGAATAAGCTCCGAAAGCGCCTGGGGGCACATCAAGCTCCTCGAGGTGACCGTCAGCCCCGATCCCGACGAGCCCCACGCCCCAGGAAGCGTAGCCCTGGTCAAGGACGGCTGCAGGAACAGGGACTTTGCCTCGATAATTCCACACCAGCCAGCGAGGTACCGGGGGAAGAAGAACGAGGTCTTTCTCGACTTCGAGGCGTTCCTCCTTAGCTCGATGAGGGAAAGGTCCACCCTCTGGATACATTCGCAGATCAAGGCGTGCATGGAGGCTCAAGACTGCCAGCCA TCTTCACAGGAATTTTGTCTGGACCTGTTCGAGCCTGCCGGACAcggtaaaaaaagaagaaggcgTTCTTTGGAACCGGATGTGCAATTACCCAGCGCTCAAAAGCTCGTTAAGAAGTTCAACGATTCTGTACCGTTCACAAAATTCAAGGAAAACATTGAGTACACAGTTTTGATGCCAGGCG ATCTGTACGAGAAAGTAGCGGGACTTGAAGGCAGTTGCGGTAGTTTTTTTTACCTTGCTTCCGGTCTTGGAGTGCTTCTCGTGTTCTCCGCGTTCATTATGTGTTACCTGGCATCGCGACTTCACAGCGTAACTTCCGGTGCAACACATAACAAGACTATCGACGACCTCGTCAGAGAACGTgcgcgaaaattttccgaaacgCAGGGGTATACGGGACGTTCAACGGtgcaataa
- the LOC124298610 gene encoding ethanolamine-phosphate cytidylyltransferase isoform X1: MTEETKEEVRVWCDGCYDMVHFGHANSLRQAKALGDYLVVGVHTDAEITKHKGPPVFTQEERYKMVRGIKWVDEVVEGAPYVTTLETLDKHGCAFCVHGDDITMTADGVDTYHLVKSCGRYKEVERTAGVSTTDLVGRMLLMTRQHFRQGDSEYSVDREPSKSMGQDRTARSPWTGCSQFLPTTQKIIQFSDGKVPQPGDKIVYVAGAFDLFHVGHLDFLKEAKKEGDYLIVGLHTDPAVNRYKGSNYPIMNLHERVLSVLACKYVNEVVIGAPYEVTKELMEHFNVSVVCHGQTPIMPCENGSDPYAEPKLQNKFKPLNSGSDMTTERIVERIILHRLEFEDRNLKKEKKELAAYEAFVKSKSENIEMAG; the protein is encoded by the exons CTATGACATGGTACACTTTGGTCATGCGAATTCCTTACGTCAGGCCAAAGCTTTAGGGGATTATTTGGTAGTTGGAGTTCACACAGATGCTGAGATAACAAAACATAAAGGACCGCCAGTATTTACCCAGGAAGAACG TTACAAAATGGTAAGAGGGATAAAATGGGTTGACGAAGTAGTGGAAGGTGCGCCATATGTAACCACGTTGGAAACATTGGACAAACACGGCTGCGCATTTTGTGTTCATGGTGACGATATTACGATGACCGCAGATGGAGTAGACACTTATCACCTCGTAAAAAGCTGTGGGCGTTACAA AGAGGTCGAAAGAACTGCTGGTGTGTCAACGACAGATTTAGTGGGTCGAATGTTGCTGATGACCCGCCAGCATTTCAGACAAGGCGACAGTGAATACAGTGTGGATAGAGAACCAAGTAAGAGCATGGGACAGGACAGAACCGCTCGAAGTCCATGGACAGGCTGTTCGCAGTTCCTGCCAACAACCCAAAAGATAATTCAGTTCAGCGATGGTAAGGTTCCACAGCCGGGCGACAAGATCGTCTATGTCGCTGGCGCCTTCGATCTGTTCCATGTGGGGCATCTCGATTTCTTGAAGGAAGCTAAGAAGGAGGGCGACTATCTCATCGTTGGGCTGCACACTGATCCCGCGGTGAACAGATACAAAGGAAGCAATTATCCTATTATGAACCTTCATGAAAGAGTTCTCAGCGTCTTGGCATGCAAG TATGTAAATGAGGTGGTGATTGGGGCACCGTACGAAGTCACCAAGGAGTTGATGGAGCATTTTAATGTGTCTGTTGTCTGCCACGGCCAAACACCGATAATGCCATGTGAAAACGGATCCGATCCGTATGCAGAGCCGAAATTGCAGAACAAGTTCAAACCGTTGAACAGCGGTAGCGATATGACGACGGAGAGAATAGTCGAAAGAATTATACTTCACAG ATTGGAATTCGAGGACAGAAATttaaagaaggaaaagaaagagcTAGCTGCTTACGAGGCTTTTGTAAAATCGAAATCAGAGAATATTGAGATGGCTGGATAA
- the LOC124297796 gene encoding IQ domain-containing protein K-like, with amino-acid sequence MCQNSQLFSFFNPSPAELRSLSCDEDEEDDKECICGPNPCGFDSKSSKDSSLDSDDEVDVVNVSLWESILRQSEEKTAPYREWIKERNASEPAGKPQDSLADFLDQKIFPLLLPAMRTMLMQAQEWDALCIQKCRFNGLDFLAEILWNSNPRHPRRLQNWLEVFSIPPFRLWLKSNPRPIFPKSWLWTQEDGALIIQKWVRGWLVRKQEDVQEMRLFWKVLPAMGNFVYKNLENQIFQQF; translated from the exons ATGTGTCAGAACAGCCaattatttagttttttcaaTCCTTCGCCCGCAGAACTCAGGAGTCTTTCTTGcgatgaagatgaagaggaCGACAAAGAATGCATCTGCGGTCCGAACCCGTGCGGATTCGACTCCAAGAGCAGTAAGGACTCCAGTCTGGACAGCGACGACGAGGTCGATGTGGTGAACGTTTCACTCTGGGAAAGCATACTGCGACAATCAGAAGAGAAAACTGCACCTTACAGGGAGTGGATTAAGGAGAGAAATGCTTCGGAACCAGCAGGCAAGCCGCAGGATAGTCTTGCCGATTTTCTCGACCAGAAAATATTTCCTCTTCTGCTTCCGGCGATGAGAACGATGCTGATGCAAGCTCAGGAGTGGGACGCTCTTTGT attcaaAAATGTCGATTCAACGGACTTGACTTTCTCGCTGAAATTTTGTGGAACAGTAATCCTCGTCATCCTAGAAGATTGCAGAATTGGTTGGAGGTTTTCAGTATTCCACCCTTTAGACTCTGGTTAAAGTCAAA TCCAAGGCCGATTTTCCCGAAATCTTGGCTGTGGACACAAGAAGATGGTGctttgattattcaaaaatggGTCCGGGGTTGGCTGGTGAGAAAACAGGAAGATGTGCAAGAAATGCGTCTATTTTGGAAGGTACTGCCAGCCATGGGAAATTTCGTTTACAAAAACTTGGAAAACCAGATTTTTCAGCAATTCTGA
- the LOC124298608 gene encoding uncharacterized protein LOC124298608 isoform X2: MWRRILMSIAFTANLCLAQDYEVSEIQCSLAGSGSDLLTAKIRRPVGFKGAPLFADDRAANPLTDPSCQIRPDPTDPQEDNYLLKVTDFSRCGILKRNEFIHLRVWFPAFPGVVMLADQELILMCRPPEPTLLRHKAAGFAGTFPHGARVSGVVEETPGRLEYEVALYREAVGNASDPNAASQTVDQAVPIGTKLQLRARISSESAWGHIKLLEVTVSPDPDEPHAPGSVALVKDGCRNRDFASIIPHQPARYRGKKNEVFLDFEAFLLSSMRERSTLWIHSQIKACMEAQDCQPEFCLDLFEPAGHGKKRRRRSLEPDVQLPSAQKLVKKFNDSVPFTKFKENIEYTVLMPGDLYEKVAGLEGSCGSFFYLASGLGVLLVFSAFIMCYLASRLHSVTSGATHNKTIDDLVRERARKFSETQGYTGRSTVQ, encoded by the exons ATGTGGAGGAGGATTTTAATGTCGATCGCTTTCACG GCGAACCTGTGCCTAGCTCAAGACTATGAAGTTTCGGAAATTCAATGCAGTCTCGCAGGCTCGGGTTCCGATTTGTTGACTGCCAAGATACGCCGTCCCGTTGGCTTCAAAGGCGCCCCATTATTCGCGGACGACAGAGCAGCGAATCCGCTCACGGATCCGAGCTGCCAAATTAGACCGGATCCCACCGACCCACAAGAGGATAACTACCTTCTCAAGGTCACGGACTTCTCCCGTTGCGGTATTCTCAAGAGAAAC GAATTCATCCATCTCAGAGTATGGTTCCCAGCTTTCCCAGGCGTTGTGATGCTAGCTGATCAAGAACTGATCCTGATGTGTAGACCTCCTGAGCCAACGCTGCTGCGACACAAAGCCGCGGGCTTTGCTGGAACGTT CCCCCACGGAGCCCGGGTTTCCGGTGTTGTCGAGGAGACACCCGGCCGGTTGGAGTACGAGGTCGCTTTGTACCGAGAGGCGGTGGGAAACGCTTCCGATCCTAATGCCGCCTCCCAGACGGTCGACCAGGCGGTTCCGATCGGTACAAAGCTGCAGTTGCGGGCGAGAATAAGCTCCGAAAGCGCCTGGGGGCACATCAAGCTCCTCGAGGTGACCGTCAGCCCCGATCCCGACGAGCCCCACGCCCCAGGAAGCGTAGCCCTGGTCAAGGACGGCTGCAGGAACAGGGACTTTGCCTCGATAATTCCACACCAGCCAGCGAGGTACCGGGGGAAGAAGAACGAGGTCTTTCTCGACTTCGAGGCGTTCCTCCTTAGCTCGATGAGGGAAAGGTCCACCCTCTGGATACATTCGCAGATCAAGGCGTGCATGGAGGCTCAAGACTGCCAGCCA GAATTTTGTCTGGACCTGTTCGAGCCTGCCGGACAcggtaaaaaaagaagaaggcgTTCTTTGGAACCGGATGTGCAATTACCCAGCGCTCAAAAGCTCGTTAAGAAGTTCAACGATTCTGTACCGTTCACAAAATTCAAGGAAAACATTGAGTACACAGTTTTGATGCCAGGCG ATCTGTACGAGAAAGTAGCGGGACTTGAAGGCAGTTGCGGTAGTTTTTTTTACCTTGCTTCCGGTCTTGGAGTGCTTCTCGTGTTCTCCGCGTTCATTATGTGTTACCTGGCATCGCGACTTCACAGCGTAACTTCCGGTGCAACACATAACAAGACTATCGACGACCTCGTCAGAGAACGTgcgcgaaaattttccgaaacgCAGGGGTATACGGGACGTTCAACGGtgcaataa
- the LOC124298607 gene encoding uncharacterized protein LOC124298607, which yields MRFAIALFCLELTARCSLGTLEHGKTAPQEPVLINFRRVANTSRENAPVYLPPKPVGDPLLPEVVDNRALATPPVIIDSVTSIDLSTTWPTTRTDLQTPREDVAREGRYFLHPYAGRIGQRSNFKSTLKLGAGARISEAIKVNDMSCHYSGQDLYFRASLTALKDTDHPLIDAISNDVCKIVKVKGEYRLRFEKENFWNCGVTDCSTDLGTFFCLTVRFPTISGLRLKDDTTITLQCKTQDKTASHTTQINVKTLNTAARMAPRVAAGGLKNAFQTDIGLFRKSYNSENVFDVKILPGGTVVLGEEILLRALVRDGDGWKYSRIGEVSVQYIEARQQQRVMNSLWILDAEGCRNPEIPEISPSGQYRVAPLESYLVFQAFMFENMKETDEMVVSVKVMGCLEGEDCSLNCPKEHTRRARSPTGLDTDAKANVTDWQSDIAFKVVKRAPENDSRTYRPDDAQLIVPYVLTIFVLVISVGLLCVVKTLLKQRSVTRK from the exons ATGCGGTTCGCCATCGCGCTCTTCTGCCTCGAATTGACAGCGCGCTGCAGCCTCGGAACTTTAGAGCACGGAAAGACCGCCCCCCAGGAACCAGTGCTGATAAATTTTCGTCGAGTGGCAAACACCTCGCGAGAAAACGCCCCCGTTTATCTTCCCCCCAAACCAGTGGGCGACCCTTTGCTCCCGGAAGTCGTCGATAATCGGGCTTTGGCCACGCCACCGGTCATTATCGACAGTGTGACCAGCATCGATTTGAGCACGACTTGGCCAACGACGAGAACCGATCTTCAGACACCACGGGAAGACGTTGCCAGAGAAGGGCGCTACTTTTTGCATCCTTACGCTGGTAGGATCGGTCAGAGATCGAACTTTAAGAGTACCCTGAAGCTCGGCGCTGGCGCAAGGATTTCGGAGGCGATAAAGGTGAACGACATGTCCTGCCACTATTCGGGCCAGGACTTGTACTTTCGGGCGTCTTTGACCGCACTCAAGGATACCGATCATCCTCTGATAGACGCTATCAGTAACGATGTCTGCAAGATCGTTAAGGTCAAGGGTGAATATCGGCTCAGGTTTGAGAAGGAGAATTTCTGGAACTGTGGCGTAACCGACTGCTCGACCGATTTGGGAACCTTCTTTTGCTTGACCGTTCGCTTTCCAACGATCTCTGGACTCAGGTTGAAGGACGACACTACGATCACCCTCCAGTGCAAGACTCAGGATAAAACCGCCTCGCACACAACGCAGATCAACGTCAAGACCTTGAACAC AGCTGCGAGAATGGCGCCGAGAGTTGCTGCCGGGGGTCTGAAGAATGCATTCCAGACCGACATCGGTTTGTTTCGGAAATCCTACAACTCCGAGAACGTTTTCGACGTCAAGATACTGCCTGGTGGAACTGTGGTTCTTGGGGAAGAAATCCTGCTGCGAGCTTTGGTCAGGGATGGTGACG gGTGGAAATACTCGAGGATCGGCGAGGTTAGCGTTCAGTACATCGAGGCGCGTCAGCAGCAGAGAGTGATGAACAGTTTGTGGATCCTGGATGCTGAGGGTTGCCGCAATCCTGAGATTCCCGAAATATCACCGAGCGGTCAGTACAGGGTGGCGCCGCTCGAGAGCTACCTGGTCTTTCAGGCATTCATGTTCGAGAACATGAAGGAGACCGACGAAATGGTAGTCAGCGTCAAGGTGATGGGATGTCTTGAGGGCGAGGACTGCAGTCTCAACTGTCCGAAGGAGCATACAAGACGAGCAAGGAGTCCGACTGGCCTCGACACGGACGCCAAAGCCAATGTCACTGACTGGCAGAGTGACATTGCTTTCAAGGTAGTCAAAAGAGCACCGGAAAACGATTCGAGAACTTATAGACCGGACGATGCTCAGCTGATCGTACCCTACGTCTTGACCATCTTCGTTCTTGTGATCAGCGTTGGCTTGCTCTGTGTTGTCAAGACGTTGCTGAAGCAGAGATCGGTGACAAGGAAATAA
- the LOC124298610 gene encoding ethanolamine-phosphate cytidylyltransferase isoform X2: MTEETKEEVRVWCDGCYDMVHFGHANSLRQAKALGDYLVVGVHTDAEITKHKGPPVFTQEERYKMVRGIKWVDEVVEGAPYVTTLETLDKHGCAFCVHGDDITMTADGVDTYHLVKSCGRYKEVERTAGVSTTDLVGRMLLMTRQHFRQGDSEYSVDREPSKSMGQDRTARSPWTGCSQFLPTTQKIIQFSDGKVPQPGDKIVYVAGAFDLFHVGHLDFLKEAKKEGDYLIVGLHTDPAVNRYKGSNYPIMNLHERVLSVLACKYVNEVVIGAPYEVTKELMEHFNVSVVCHGQTPIMPCENGSDPYAEPKLQNKFKPLNSGSDMTTERIVERIILHRSEELFSVIKTLTVDKT; this comes from the exons CTATGACATGGTACACTTTGGTCATGCGAATTCCTTACGTCAGGCCAAAGCTTTAGGGGATTATTTGGTAGTTGGAGTTCACACAGATGCTGAGATAACAAAACATAAAGGACCGCCAGTATTTACCCAGGAAGAACG TTACAAAATGGTAAGAGGGATAAAATGGGTTGACGAAGTAGTGGAAGGTGCGCCATATGTAACCACGTTGGAAACATTGGACAAACACGGCTGCGCATTTTGTGTTCATGGTGACGATATTACGATGACCGCAGATGGAGTAGACACTTATCACCTCGTAAAAAGCTGTGGGCGTTACAA AGAGGTCGAAAGAACTGCTGGTGTGTCAACGACAGATTTAGTGGGTCGAATGTTGCTGATGACCCGCCAGCATTTCAGACAAGGCGACAGTGAATACAGTGTGGATAGAGAACCAAGTAAGAGCATGGGACAGGACAGAACCGCTCGAAGTCCATGGACAGGCTGTTCGCAGTTCCTGCCAACAACCCAAAAGATAATTCAGTTCAGCGATGGTAAGGTTCCACAGCCGGGCGACAAGATCGTCTATGTCGCTGGCGCCTTCGATCTGTTCCATGTGGGGCATCTCGATTTCTTGAAGGAAGCTAAGAAGGAGGGCGACTATCTCATCGTTGGGCTGCACACTGATCCCGCGGTGAACAGATACAAAGGAAGCAATTATCCTATTATGAACCTTCATGAAAGAGTTCTCAGCGTCTTGGCATGCAAG TATGTAAATGAGGTGGTGATTGGGGCACCGTACGAAGTCACCAAGGAGTTGATGGAGCATTTTAATGTGTCTGTTGTCTGCCACGGCCAAACACCGATAATGCCATGTGAAAACGGATCCGATCCGTATGCAGAGCCGAAATTGCAGAACAAGTTCAAACCGTTGAACAGCGGTAGCGATATGACGACGGAGAGAATAGTCGAAAGAATTATACTTCACAG GTCGGAGGAGCTATTTTCAGTTATCAAAACCTTAACTGTagataaaacataa
- the LOC124298611 gene encoding uncharacterized protein LOC124298611 has product MPIKYIGRTTDFKGKSLWEIVGNLKNGGIGRIVARQMFERYPEPSFIKILKVEALPYEEPRKVSVLVERTFRGVKFDRPVLIRAASYKSDYQLIPKDQEAAYCKTEKPRTMSILARTCDYPPLYKEMLIRKMKAKGTPITEELKLEIQHTTSTNKFARVAEEGETPTVNMTIDIGPTCSPRLYENVKQ; this is encoded by the exons ATGCCGATAAAATATATTGGTAGAACAACAGATTTCAAAGGTAAATCGCTATGGGAAATTGTTGGGAATTTGAAGAACGGTGGCATTGGACGTATCGTTGCCAGACAAATGTTTGAAAGATACCCTGAGCCCTCTTTcataaaaattctcaaagtCGAAGCACTGCCCTACGAG GAACCTCGCAAGGTCAGCGTCTTGGTGGAACGAACGTTTCGTGGAGTTAAATTTGACAGACCTGTTCTCATAAGAGCGGCATCTTACAAATCAGACTACCAATTGATTCCCAAAGATCAGGAGGCCGCGTACTGTAAGACTGAAAAACCTAGAACGATGTCAATTTTGGCACGGACATGTGACTATCCACCACTCTACAAAGAGATGCTAATCCGCAAAATGAAAGCTAAAGGAACTCCAATAACAGAAGAACTGAAGCTTGAAATTCAACACACAACCTCTACTAATAAGTTTGCAAGGGTCGCTGAAGAGGGAGAAACTCCAACAGTCAACATGACTATAGACATTGGGCCAACATGCTCGCCACGGCTCtatgaaaatgtaaaacagTAA